The nucleotide window atttgaaatttacacccctgcaaatatgtaaatttccatgaccatcgaatcagcattaaaaatgcattaaaatgagtacaaacaagcctatagtctgtccacctagaagtacaaagtaaatagacctcggaaactggagatatgagaataattatttcagcgcaatgcttctttggcgcgccaactgatGCGCGATTTgtacaccacgctctttacgcgtcgcgtcgcgctcgcgtgtgacgcaaatcATCGACCcctgatgccacagatttggtttgtacttctaagtggacagactgtagtattggttcagtggttcttaagatagctgtcTCAAAACATGGTTCTTTTTAACAATTCCAGTTAAAAATGATGACTTCTCACATTCAATGAGTGATGACTTAGTCAAggatgttgttgagtgaatagACCCCCTTGTCCTTAttcagagtgtcttttccttttcggcgtatccagatggcttcgTTTCTTGAATAAGGATGAGGGGGCctattcactcaacaacatctttgactaagtcatcacgccctcaacggttcctgttgcctataaaaggaagcagtctgatgtgatgagttgccagtctgatgaaaccactagtgtagtagtAGTGAAACATCACTAACAAATGTGAGTAGTCAACATAAATTTTCACTGGAATTGTTAAAAAGAACCATGTTTACAGTTGAATCCAACATTGAAGCCTACCATGGCTAACACGCAAAAACAtttaccccatgagaactacctgcccattggccaaaaaaaagctttcattatcaattggcccaatcagcaacattgttagaataatttcagcacgcaaaaaaatggggtgaattatttgcaaagctccattctgattggtatttaaagtgaaaatatcatgtaattgaccaatcagaggcaatgttagatcggcaggtagtgtcgAGGGGGTTAAGAGTTGCCTTCATCTAGGATTGATTTCCATATACTACCACAATGAGTTCTACCTCCAAATGAACTAAACAAAGGTCTTATACCAACACCCCAGTTTTCCCTCACTGATGCTGCAACGAGCGGATCATCAACATCTACCCGTGATGAATCACTAGCCGCTCCCGTCTCAGTTCCAGAATTGGTAACACTTGACGTGCTTGTCAGGCATGATAACGGCATGACATTTAATGTCACAGGTTTGCTCATGTGCGGTTCACTCCATTTAGTCCTGTTAACTTTTGTTCGTGATTTTCTGCCAGGCGGTGTGTTTGTTTCCTTCTCTGATGGTGTGTTTGTTACACTACCAAGTGTCCTTTTATTTACCTGTATGCCTTTACCTTGTGGGGTCACACCACTAGTGGCATTTTTTCTTGTCCGTTTCCCAATTACTTTGATTTTATCCATTTGAAATGATTTCTGTCCTTCATCATCTGCATCAAAGAAGACAATTTCATCCTCCTCCTCCCTATCTTCATCTGCTCCTCCCGGCCATCTGGAAGATGATTTCTTTGACGCTCTCGAGGCTGACGATGTTCGTGAGGATGCACTTTTACTAACGCTCTTCTTACCCTTTAATTTTTGTGATTTATTCGTCTGCTTCTCACTTTTTCGGCTCGTCCCTGGCACACTTGTTTGACTTTTGTTAGTCGTCTTTTTGTCCGATCTCAGTGACCGACCTTTGCTTGCAACTTTACTCTCATTCTTCTTCACTCCCTGCCCTCTTCTACTTGAGACTTTCACACCTGCATTTTTTCCATCGGTTTTGTTCTGATCAGATTGACTCTTGGCTCTTGTCTTCTTGTTGGATTTCGGCGTGACTTGGCTCACACTCTTCCGTTTCTGTCCCCTCTTGTGTTTTGTCCCATCTGGTTTGTCCTTGTCTTGGAAGACTGGAATATCATGAGCTGATGTCAGCTTTGGTTGATTGCTTTCAAGTAGTTTCATTTGAGAGAGGTATTTAGCAAAGAAACACCTGCCATCTTGCAAATTTctgaagagaaaaaaaatcacacaaacaGAATCAATTTATTTAATTCAACTATAACTCAAATTGTGCAGTTCTTGGATTGAGCTCTGGGTGGTTGCAATTGTTAAAAtgtaggccatcttaatttaatagtttgtctcaaagcccctgtGCACATTAGTAAAATTCAGTGCCcgcttttttgaatgttattcctGCTCGATTGagtaaatttaactttttgttgttgtattttttttccttccaaATCTCAtgtctgaagatagcattacatcgTAAATCTCActaaattcttcatcttgaccacattGAAACCTCTTTGAGAGATAAAAGGtagtctattcttgtcaaaaaacTTGTCCcaaagtttgataaaaaaaaaaactgaagtgaaagaaaaaatgcattccgcattaggttttcaatttggaaagggctttgagacaaacagtGAGATTGTCTTATATTCACAGAATATTGGTGGGTCACTTTAATTTGAAGATGTTCTGCTCCTCATCAGGATTACTGCATACGCTGAAATTTTTGCGGTGGTTTTATTTTTGCGTATTTTGTGGTTTGACATAGGTCTGCAAATTCAACACCTCGCGAATGTGCTCGATAATCAAGCTTAATCGGGGTTGTAGCTATGGTGGGTGGGGTCGCCCAGTACTCCCAATATCtgttactcttttatctcaattcatgacaaatGTGCCCATATCATACCTTGCAAAGTTACGGatttttttgtgaacatatatggaatgttgaaagcgTTTCTTGTAGTTATTTATAAAatagctattaggagttgtagagagaaatttggaagcttttaaaactgcaacccaaaacaagcaaatttgtgtgcgtattcatagcgtacagtttaataatagcgcgtcaaatTTGAATGGCCCTCCGACTGTCAAGGCTCAGAATCTGAGCTATTCACCCATATAaatggcatataggcctacttacctaTTCAGGAACCTTTGAGGATGTTTATTACACATGAAATGGGTTTTCCCAACAGATGTCTTTCTTAAGATGATTCCAGACCAAAGCCCATCTAGATTCAGCCTCCTTATCTTCACGCTACCGTTAGTACATCTGCATTTATGAAAGAATCAATGTtgataatataataatttatatcATGAAAATAAACTCAAAGGTGagtcagggccgtcgctagaccatttccTCAGGTGGGGGGTGTCGGGAAAATTTTTTTGCtgatggccggatttaccttttgttgGCCCCTGCACAACATGATTGCCTCCCCTGGCTCTTCGGATAGAAGACATCCCTCCCCCACACTGTAACTCAagttttccaagctgtccccatgATTCCTTTACCGGAGAAAAGTGCATGAAATTTTGATAgagtgcgcgcgtagcgcgcgaaaatttgctatttcaatgctaaaattcaaagggggACGTACCGGAGTTACCGAACCAGGGTCAAAATTTTCTTATcatcccactgatctgctaccaAAAGAATATGActgggacaaatgcgcgcgatgcacgcgaaaaattgcaatttcaatgctaaaatgaacacaattgaggacactaaatcgtgccaaaggaaggcctgccttttacaacttttggttaatttagtcccggtattttgattttgatattttgggtttTATGCTTATTCCAGGCTTTAGAGGAGATGCCCTAGCACGTAtaaagggacatttcgtgatccccaacctcatccctccacttttctcaaaaaaagttgagatttttatatcgctggaaacctctggctacataatgtttatgtacaaaatatctcttgcagattaattcgttcagctaaaatatcgtgaaatttgaatttcgttctggtgcaccagaacgaaattacaacgcattgtctatggagcagtgtaataaacataatcatgcataactcgcaaacgcaaaatcggaatcgactgaaattttgggaatagaggaaaaagaagatgctaggatcacgaaattctcctttaataatttacataatagaaaggatggaattataactctcatttttgagattcgtgatcatgttaaagtttgaaatgaaaaaaagagaaatttccaatggggcgtctcgcagatctactcacagaatgggtttCCTGAGATAAATGCGAGCGAAGCGTGCggcaatttgacattttaatgcgaaatgttccaaaatgggcttaattttgggtctaaaatagagcACTAAGATGCAAATCGTacattttgtcacaacatttctgcCGACTGAGTAGgagaggggactgacttgccaccatgccctcgtagatttctttttaacattggggatggggttggaaatatttcttgaagtatagtgaatccagcatcttttggTGACACAATTacgtgcgaagcgcgcgaaaaaattatCATCCGgtatgaagctaaactggtgaagtcTGGTACAAAAGCGGAATAAAAACTCgctcgaagcgcgcaaaaattggcccTTTTTTATATGGCCAAATCAGAGGTTAATTTGGTTAGAAAGCCACATACAggttgattgtatggaccatctccctATCAATATATTGGAGGGATTTAACCCCCATCCCCCTAGGATCTACGCCCAAGcccatggctaatctccattggtgctaATGAAGGGCGCGATGCAGAGGGGTGATGTGATGCGCACATATTTTGTAAATCTTGCAAACTCACAAGTTCTATGTCCAGATCACCTCAACGCGCCTgacctaccgtattcattccaataagcgtccAGAGCGCTTTTAAAGTCAttatgggtgggcgcttattttttacatggtttacccaattttttcctaacaggtgtttattagagacaaatttacatacgttataaaagggtcctgggACGTtccagtagcttttctgatggcgaaaatatattgcatgtttacacaggacttctaatcccccagctatttcactgtatcgacgtctatccgtcacttcaacattaatggtaccctttagcaaattgaaaataccctgggtgggcgcttattggggcatgggcgcttattggaacgaatacggtacatcaTTTTAGGCCCCACATACCATGTATACCGACCCAATAGGACCTATTACAAACTGAATGTAGTTTCATaccctctctccccctctctctcttctctctctccctctcctctccctctcctctctcttccccttctctccctttctttcttcctttcttttttttctcttttttttaggGATCGCCGGGGGTAGGGGTCGCACCCACCTAACCCCCCCCCCATGGCGATGGCCCTGAGGTGAGTGACCAGAAATAGCCCCATTATATTGTGATTCGATTGTAGCACatttaaataaaatgcaggcctacatgtacatgttgtcATTTTTACCCCCTGCAAAAATTTGGGGGTCAAAAATTGCAGCCCATcatccaaacattcttattctaagttttgagttaaagccttaatgtatgatttctgttaaattttaattttgttaaattgttattctttattcaaaatattgaaataatattagtaataactgccgggaagggttactgtccattttaagctgatataacaaggtaaagtgaaagaaaccccactggttattttggcagtTCTATATGGattgggaggacataaagtcataatttttgctgaaccatgaaatggtatcagcctatatgagggaatgttacttactagcttacttactagcttactaactgactaaccatttggtctgaaatggacatatctcgaaatgccacgaaggtgtaacccccgagtggtgtcaaatggaagagaaaacattaaagaatataataaagaaacaCAGGGGTGCTACTGctaatagttttaaagttgtggtccattttattcagaagtcgcccaattgggctactaaatcacaggTTTGCACTGGGAGACAGCTtgtctgctattttgataacaagcatattgtttccaagaaagtgaagtaaatattgtgaaattcccaaagtattattaaaacagtaacttaaaggagtatttcgtgatcctagcatcctctttttatgacatttttcagtacatatccacgaaaaaagcatattcccaaaatttcagttgattccgatattgtgttttatgcgagttatgcatgattatgtgtattacactgctccatagacaatacgttgtaatttcgttctggtgcaccagaacgaaattcaaatttcacgatatctttgctaaacgaattaatctgcaagaaatattttgtacataaacattatgtagccagaggtttccagtgatataaaaatctcaactttttttgagaaaagtgggggatgaggctgtggatcacgaagtgcccctttaaccaCAGTATGGACCAAACTGGACGTGTCTAAGATCGCCCACTACAGCCCATTTTGTGGTTAGTATTAAGATCACAGGAAATTACAGTGTCCCATGAtgtatttatgaaaatacacactaagggTATGTGGTAAATGCTATAGTTGCCTCTGAttgcgcaataatggtgaatacttgTGTGGTGGGGGTTTGGTGGTCAAATgttattccttcccatgatgcatttatgaaaatcaatacatacacactaggcctggcattttggggtaattttgtacccgggtacccggtgcatttttcgggcgggtacccggaattgcaaaaaaaaatatgaaaattgatactttgtattcatgtcatactctattaatgatttcaaaatgcgttcaaattcaatgcattttgaaatcattaatagactatgacatgaatacaaatgatcaattttcatattaaaaatacaaaatatcttgatttttttttttttttaggtcaaccatgaatgatcctagcatttaggtctaggtccagggcacagaggtcggtatacacaagagtcgcattagtttacatgttcacgtaacctcctgaactcatttgcataagtttggaggtgggctgatcgtattttgattcgtcgaacacctataatttgcataggtttggaggtttccatatttgggtttacgtaattaattattaacgacccagacgttgtttacatcatgacgtcattagagctggtcacttcgtcaaaatccgacgaacgaacgtttgcagttttcttttattactgttat belongs to Amphiura filiformis chromosome 18, Afil_fr2py, whole genome shotgun sequence and includes:
- the LOC140139295 gene encoding uncharacterized protein — encoded protein: MESEVDIKKKFDRALAQALASPLPKLKYRGPIKRSALSIGSKTTPKPTVLSPKTSTTHNIWTGKLHQSFKQPSSSGGALKRQLSSSKTSVDDKDLHRTLKSRLSSSETSVADKDLHGSLSLSETSLVDKNSTDDYVSHNNSNKNKALPIKAITSKLKKVRSSVINNAQNQKEVGSSLVSLNRSSTSGVDCDSTSGVDSDEISGDGKERLLEAEEVTPHHPQVSPSKQHDAEEDNDLQSSGHVSRPHKDDDDEEEEDEVSSLIHEEEEFFMHKPRPGRCTNGSVKIRRLNLDGLWSGIILRKTSVGKTHFMCNKHPQRFLNRNLQDGRCFFAKYLSQMKLLESNQPKLTSAHDIPVFQDKDKPDGTKHKRGQKRKSVSQVTPKSNKKTRAKSQSDQNKTDGKNAGVKVSSRRGQGVKKNESKVASKGRSLRSDKKTTNKSQTSVPGTSRKSEKQTNKSQKLKGKKSVSKSASSRTSSASRASKKSSSRWPGGADEDREEEDEIVFFDADDEGQKSFQMDKIKVIGKRTRKNATSGVTPQGKGIQVNKRTLGSVTNTPSEKETNTPPGRKSRTKVNRTKWSEPHMSKPVTLNVMPLSCLTSTSSVTNSGTETGAASDSSRVDVDDPLVAASVRENWGVGIRPLFSSFGGRTHCGSIWKSILDEGNS